The genomic DNA TCTCCATCCTGCTGGCCGGGCTCGGCGCGATCGGTCTGTTTGTCCTCGTCTCGGGGATCGCACCGATTAACGCCAGCGGCGGACATTGGCCGATCACGCGTTGGTTCTTGGACTACGCAAGCGATCGCTCGGTCGACTTCCACAGCTCCGGTATCGAGCCGCATCCGCTGGATCAGCTTGGCATGATTCGTTTGGGCGCGGCAACCTACGATTCCAATTGCCGCTGGTGTCACGGCCGCCCCGGGAGCCCGGCTCCCGTCGTCGCCGGGCACATGACTCCCTCGCCTCCTTACCTGCCCGGCACTCCGCTCGACAAAGAACCACGCGAGCTGTTCTACATCGTCAAGCATGGGATTAAGTTTGCCGGGATGCCCGCCTGGCCAACGCAGGCTCGCGACGATGATGTCTGGCCGGTCGTCGCCTTCCTGCAACAGTTGTCCCAGCTGGATGCGGAAGCCTACGATCGCCACGTGCAGGTCGAGACGGAATCCGATTCGCCGGTCGAACAACTGGCGGCTCAGGCGTGCGCCGCGTGCCATGGCACGTCGACTTCGCCGTCTGCTGGACCGCGGGTTCCGCTGCTCGCATCGCAATCCCAGGCGTATCTCGAACAGTCGCTGCAGGCCTTTAAAACGGGAGCGCGGCATAGCGGAATCATGCAACCGATCGCAGCACGGCTGTCCGATCCGCAGATCGCGGAACTTGCGGCGTTCTACGCAGCGGAACCGGATGTCGAACGAGAAACGACAACGCCGACCGTTGCCGAATCGAATCCGGCCGATCTCGACGAAGTGGTAGAGCGTGGCAAGTCGCTCGCCCACCGAGGAGACCGACAAAAGAAGATCGCCGCCTGTGCCGCCTGCCACGGTCCAGGAACGATCCAACGCAGCGACGACTATCCCAAGTTGGCCGGACAACCCGTTTGGTATCTGACGCAGCAGCTGGAACTGCTGCAACGACGGGCTCGTGGCGGGACCGAACGAGTCGAGCGGATGCACTCGATCGCCGACAAGCTGACGGCTGAGGAGATCGAAGCGTTGGCGAACTACTACGCTCAACTGCCACTGGCCGAATAGTTGCGGACGATTGAGTCTGCGCTTCCCGGGAACGAAGCGTTGGCAACCAAAACGCCGTCGCAGCGTGCGGCACGCCAATTGCGTGGATCGATCGGTTGGCGGAACCGATGTTTCGCTAACCGCGCTACCGGCGTGAATGGGTGAGGATCGAGCCATTTGATGGAAATACGATCAATCACTCCTTCGGACGCCACACGCGAATCGCCGTTCTCTCGATCGCACTCGATACCCAAAAACATGCCTCGTCATTTTTCATTCTGGTTGCTGATCGGATTGATCGGTCTCTTCGGACTGCTCTTCTTCCACGTGATCAAACCGTTTGTTTTGGCGCTCTTTGTCGCCATCGTGTTGACGGTACTGTTTGCCCCAATGCACGAATCATTGACGCGGGGCCTGTCGGGGCACAACCGCATTGCCGCGGCGCTGACGACGGCGCTGGTGTTGGTGGTCGTCC from Rosistilla carotiformis includes the following:
- a CDS encoding c-type cytochrome, whose amino-acid sequence is MKRRLKELSILLAGLGAIGLFVLVSGIAPINASGGHWPITRWFLDYASDRSVDFHSSGIEPHPLDQLGMIRLGAATYDSNCRWCHGRPGSPAPVVAGHMTPSPPYLPGTPLDKEPRELFYIVKHGIKFAGMPAWPTQARDDDVWPVVAFLQQLSQLDAEAYDRHVQVETESDSPVEQLAAQACAACHGTSTSPSAGPRVPLLASQSQAYLEQSLQAFKTGARHSGIMQPIAARLSDPQIAELAAFYAAEPDVERETTTPTVAESNPADLDEVVERGKSLAHRGDRQKKIAACAACHGPGTIQRSDDYPKLAGQPVWYLTQQLELLQRRARGGTERVERMHSIADKLTAEEIEALANYYAQLPLAE